Part of the Streptomyces sp. WMMC500 genome is shown below.
CGGCCGGCGACCCCTCCCTCGCCGAGATCGACGACCTCAACGCGCAGGGCCTGCGCGTGCTGCTGCTCGCCCGCGCCGTACGGGAGCTGGACCACCCGGAGGTGGCCCGCGACGCCGAGCCGACCGCCCTGGTCGTCCTGGAGCAGCGGCTGCGGCCCGACGCCGCCGACACCCTCCGCTACTTCGCCGAGGAACAGGTCGAGACGAAGATCATCTCGGGCGACAACGCGGTGTCCGTGGGCGCGGTGGCCGCGAAGCTCGGCATGGCGCGCGCGGACCGTACGGTCGACGCGCGCACGCTGCCCGCGGACCGCGACGAGATGGCCGCCGTCCTCGACGACAACGCGGTCTTCGGTCGCGTCAACCCGCAGCAGAAGCGGGACATGGTCGGCGCGCTGAAGTCCCGCGGGCACGACGTCGCGATGACGGGCGACGGCGTCAACGACGTGCTGGCGCTGAAGGACGCGGACATCGGCGTGTCCATGGGCTCGGGCTCGGAGGCGTCGAAGGCCGTCGCGCAGATCGTCCTGCTGAACAACAGCTTCTCCACCCTCCCGTCGGTGGTCGCCGAGGGCCGCCGGGTCATCGGCAACATCGAGCGGGTCGCGAACCTGTTCCTGGTCAAGACGGTCTACTCGGTGCTGCTCGCGCTGCTCGTCGTCGCCACGCAGGTGCCGTACCCCTTCCTGCCGCGGCACCTGACGCTGCTGTCGACGCTGACGATCGGCGTGCCGGCGTTCTTCCTGGCGCTGGCGCCGAACAAGGAGCGGGCGCGGCCGCACTTCGTGCGCCGGGTGATGCGGTACGCCATCCCGGCGGGGCTGATCGCGGGGACGGCGACGTTCCTGACGTACATGCTGGCGCGGCAGCACTACACGGGGCGCGGGGCGCTGGACGCGGAGACGTCGGCGGCGACGCTGACGCTGTTCCTGATCGCGATGTGGGTGCTGGGGATCATCGCGCGGCCGTACACCTGGTGGCGTGTGGGGCTGGTCGCGGCGATGGCGCTGGGGTTCGTGATCGTGCTGGTCACGCCGTGGCTGCAGGAGTTCTTCGCGCTGAAGCTGGTGGGCACGCAGATGCCGTGGACCGCCGTGGGGATCGCGGTGGCCTCGGCGGCGCTGCTGGAGTTCGCGTGGCGCTGGGTGACGCGACGGTTCCCGGACTGAGGCGGCGGCGGTGTCCGGCGGGCGGTACGGGCGGGGCGTAACGGTGAGGCGGGTCTCGGCGAGGTGCTCCCCGTGAGGTGCTCCCCGTGAGGCTGTTCGCCGCCGTGATCCCGCCGGCGGAGGTGCTCGCGGAGCTGGCGGAGGCGGTGGGGCGGCTGCGCGGGCTGCCGGGCGCCGGGCGGCTGCGCTGGGTGCAGCCGGAGGGGTGGCACGTCACGGTGGCGTTCTACGGAGAGGTGCCGGCCGGCTCCGTCGGGGAACTCGGCGAACGGCTGGCGCGGGCGGCACGGCGCCGCGGGCCGGTCGGGCTGGGGCTGGCCGGGGGCGGGCGGTTCGCCGACACGGCGCTGTGGACGGGGGCGTCGGGCGACGTCGAGGAGCTGAGCCGGCTCGCGGCGGGCGCGGCGGCGGCGGGGCGCCGCACGCGGGGGATGCCGCCGGAGCTGCGCCGCGCCCCGGAGCGCCGCTACCACCCGCACCTGACCCTGGCCCGCCAGAACCACGGCGGCGGCACGGACCTGACCCCGTTCACGTACGCCCTGCGGGACTTCACCACCCCGCAGCACCCGGTCCCGTCCCTCACCCTGATCCGCAGCCATCCCCCACCCCCGGGCCATCCGGGCGCCCAGCCGGACTACGAACCCCTGGCCAGGTGGCCCCTGGGGGTGGGTGGGGCGTAGGCAGACGCTCAGTCGCGGGGGAACTCGTCGGTCGACAGCTTGAGCCCGACGGGGGTGTCGGTGAGATCGATCTGCTCACCGAAGTCGAGGGTGAGTTCGCTGCGGTACTCACCGTCCCTGGGCACCTTGTAGAGATGGCACTTGCCCGTGTACGGGTCGGCGATCAGATAGACCGGCACGCCGGCGGTGGCGTATGCCGCCTTCTTCGGGCCGTAGTCGTTGGTAGCGGTCGTCCTGGAGATCACCTCGGCCACGAACTCCACGTCCTGCGGGCGCCAGCGGCCCCTCCTCCCGCGCACGGCGTTCTCTGCCAGCGCGGTGACGTCGGAGGCGAAGCCGTTCAGGTAACCGGGGTAGTCGATGCGGACGTCGGAGGCGATGCGCTTCCGGGGGTACTGGCCGCGCAGTTGCTCGATGATGGCCAGCGTGATCTCCCAGTGCGTGTGCCGCTGCGGCGACATGCAGATCTTCCCCTCGACGATCTCAACCTTGTATCCCTCGGGGACGGGCATGCGCTCCAGCCACTCGAACATCATGTCGAGGGTGAGCTCTTCGCTCTGGTCGGCCATCTCGATCCTGTCGGTCTCCACGACGGTCATCGTGCCGCTCCTCCCCGCTGCAGCCCAACACCGCAGCCGGTAGTACAACGATACTCACGGTGAGTCGTCACGGCCCGTTACCGCCGCCCCGGGCCCGCCGCCCCGCGCGGAGCGGCGGGCCCGTAAGCTCGTACGCGTGAACGCCAAGACCCGCATCCGCGTCGTCAGCGCCACGCTCGTGCTGATCTTCGCCGTCGTCGCCGTCGCCGCCGCCTTCGGCGGCTGAGTCCTCCGGCTACGGGACGCTCACCAGGCGAACGCCTCCGGTGACGGACCCGTGCCCGGGAAGATCTCGTCGAGCGACGCCAGCAGCTCGTGCAAGGCGCGCCGAGGGCGAGAGCAGCACCATCGCCAGGGCCCTGTCCCGCGTGACCCTGTATCGGCGTCTCGCGGACAAGCCCCTGACGGCCCGCTCGTGGCGCTCTTGCTTGGAGCGCGCTCGAAGCAGTTGGCTTACGGCCTATGAAGTACACACAGCTCGGACGTGCCGGACTCAAGGTCAGCCGACTCGTGCTCGGCACGATGAACTTCGGCCCGCAGACAGACGAAGCAACCAGTCACGGCATCATGGATGCAGCCCTCGACGCAGGTCTGAACTTCGTCGACACGGCCAATGTCTATGGGTGGGGCGAGAACAAGGGGCGTACCGAGGAGATCATCGGTAGCTGGTTCGCCAAGGGTGGTGGGCGTCGCGACAAGACGGTCCTGGCCACCAAGGTCTTCGGGAACATGGCGGCCCACGGTGACGCCTGGCCCAACCACGACCGGCTCAGCGCGGTGAACATCCGCCGCGCTGTGGAAGCATCCCTGAAGCGGCTGCAGACCGACTACATCGACCTGTACCAGTTCCACCACATCGACCGGCCGACGCCCTTCGAGGAGATCTGGCAGGCCATCGAGGTACTGATCAAGCAGGGCAAGATCCTTTATGCGGGCTCCTCCAACTTTCCCGGCTACAAGATCGCCCAGGCCAACGAGATCGCCGGGCGCCATGGCGGCATGGGGCTGATCAGCGAGCAGTGTCTCTACAACCTGGCCGAGCGCCGTGCCGAGATGGAGGTCATCCCGGCTGCGCGGGACTACGGCCTTGGCGTCATCCCGTGGTCCCCGCTGCACGGCGGACTGCTCGGCGGCGTCCTCAAGAAGGATGCCGAGGGCAAGCGCCGCAGGGATGGCCGCAGTGCAAGCGCCCTGGAGAACACGAAGGTACGCGAGCAGGTCCAGGCCTACGAGGACCTCCTCGACAAGCACGGCCTGGAACCCGGAGAGACCGCGCTTGCCTGGCTGCTCACCCGCCCCGGCGTGACCGGCCCGATCGTCGGCCCACGCACGCAGGCACAACTGGACTCGGCGCTGCGCGCGGTCGAGCTGGAGTTGAGCGAGGAGCTGCTGGCGTCCCTTGACGAGATCTTCCCCGGTCCCGGCCCGTCTCCCGAGGCCTTCGCATGGTGAGGTAGCAGGTCGGAGTGAAGTGTCGGCGCCTTCTGCCTGCGCTCGAAGCGGGTCGGAGGCGGCGGCCCTCTCGTCTTCGCCGGGGTTCCGTAGGGGCGGTGAGTGTCAGCGATGGCCACCTTGTCGCCAGGCTTCAGGGCCGCTGTGTGGCGCAAGCGCAACGCGGCCGCCCCGCAGGCGCATCCGGCCCGTGTGCCGGCGCGGGCGCATGGCAGGCTTGGCGCCATGCGCGCCCACCGCCTGCCGACCGCAGCCGCCCTGTTCACCGCGGCGGCGGTGGCGACCTCCGCCGCGTACGCCCCGCCCGCCGCGGCGCAGGACGACGTGATCCTCACCGACCCGAGGATCACGGAGTCCAGCGGTCTGGCCGCCAGCCGGCAGCACGAGGACGTGTACTGGACGCACAACGACTCCGACGACGGCCCGTACGTCTACGCCGTGGACGGCGAGACCGGCGAGACGCTGGCGACGCTCACGCTGCGCGGCATAGGGGAACCGCGCGACGTCGAGGCGATCTCCCTCGGGCCGGACAACCAGCTCTACGTCGGCGACATCGGCGACAACATGAACGGCTCCTGGTCGTACGTGTGGGTCTACCGCTTCCCGGAGCCGAAGCGGCTCGCGGACGCGACCGTGGACGCCGTGCAGTACGAGGCGCAGTACGAGGACGGGCCGCGGGACGCGGAGGCGCTGATGGTGCACCCGAAGACGGGGCGGGTGTACGTGGTGAGCAAGAAGGAGGACGGGGGCGCGGCGCTGTACGCGGGTCCCGAGGAGCTGGCGACGGGGTCGATGAACATCTTCCGGCGGGTCGCGCCGGTCAACCTGTGGGTGACGGACGGGGCGTTCTCGCCGGACGGTACGCGGATGGCGCTGCGCAGTTACGTCGGCGGGCGGATGTACCGGTTCGAGGACGGCAGGCCGGAGGAGGACGGGCGGCTGGACGTGCCGCTGCAGACGCAGGGCGAGTCGATGACGTACACCGCGGACGGGTCGGCGATCGTGTTCGGGAGCGAGGGGGAGCAGAGCGACCTGGTCTGGCGGGAGGCCGAGGGGGGCGGGTCGTCGTCGGAGTCGGGGGGCACGGGTGCGTCGGGGGACGGGGCCGGGGACGACGGGAGCGGCGCGGGGGACGACGAGGAGCGCGGCACGGTGAAGACGGTGCTGCTGGTGGCCGGGGGTGTCGCCGTGGTGCTGGGGCTGCGCCGCGCGCTGTCGGGGCGCCCGCGACGGGACTGAGCGGGGGAGGTACGGGGGCGCGCCGCGTCAGGCCGATTCCTCCCGGGTCCCCTCGCGGCACTCCTCCCGCCTGTCCCGCTGGCCGAAGGCGCCGTCGGCGACCGGCGGCGGGGTCCACCCCGTCTCGCGGCGGTGTTCGAGCAGGGCCTCCAGGCCGTCGAGCATCCGGTCCGTCGCGAACACGAACGTCTCCTGGTCCAGGGCGGAGAAGGAGTCGTCGGCCAGCTTCGCGATCCTCGGATAGCGCCCGGACGTCATCGCGGACTCCAGCGCCGGAGACTGCGCCTCCCAGAACTCCTGGTCGCTGATCCCGGTCCGCTCCTCCGCCTGCTTGGCGTTGACGTGCACCCGGGCGAGGCCGGCGGCGGTGCAGTCCAGCGAGGTGACGAAGCCGACCTTCTCCTGGTCGGTGAGGAGCAGTCCGTCGAAGCCGCTGAGGGCCAGCTCGAAGGAGTCCAGCCCGTTGGGGCCGAGCACGGGCCGGCCCTGGTCGACGTGGAGCAGCCACGGGTGCTCCAGGTAGTGCTCCCAGAGGGAGTCGGCCAGTTCCCGCAGCCGGGCCCGCCAGGTCGGCCGGCTCCGGAAGCGTTCGACGTCCTCCGGCTCGACCGAGCCGACGGCGTCGAGCATCAGGTCGAGCAGCTCGGCCTTGCCGGGCACGTGCCGGTACAGCGACATGGTGCCCACGCCCAGTTGTCCGGCGATCTTGCGCATCGAGACCGCCTCCAGCCCTTCGGCGTCCGCTATGCGGATCGCCGCGAAGACGATCCGGTCCACGGAGATGCCGGGCTTCGGACCGCGCTTGCCGCGCTCGTCGATGCCCCAGAGCA
Proteins encoded:
- the thpR gene encoding RNA 2',3'-cyclic phosphodiesterase; protein product: MRLFAAVIPPAEVLAELAEAVGRLRGLPGAGRLRWVQPEGWHVTVAFYGEVPAGSVGELGERLARAARRRGPVGLGLAGGGRFADTALWTGASGDVEELSRLAAGAAAAGRRTRGMPPELRRAPERRYHPHLTLARQNHGGGTDLTPFTYALRDFTTPQHPVPSLTLIRSHPPPPGHPGAQPDYEPLARWPLGVGGA
- a CDS encoding Uma2 family endonuclease, which gives rise to MTVVETDRIEMADQSEELTLDMMFEWLERMPVPEGYKVEIVEGKICMSPQRHTHWEITLAIIEQLRGQYPRKRIASDVRIDYPGYLNGFASDVTALAENAVRGRRGRWRPQDVEFVAEVISRTTATNDYGPKKAAYATAGVPVYLIADPYTGKCHLYKVPRDGEYRSELTLDFGEQIDLTDTPVGLKLSTDEFPRD
- a CDS encoding aldo/keto reductase produces the protein MKYTQLGRAGLKVSRLVLGTMNFGPQTDEATSHGIMDAALDAGLNFVDTANVYGWGENKGRTEEIIGSWFAKGGGRRDKTVLATKVFGNMAAHGDAWPNHDRLSAVNIRRAVEASLKRLQTDYIDLYQFHHIDRPTPFEEIWQAIEVLIKQGKILYAGSSNFPGYKIAQANEIAGRHGGMGLISEQCLYNLAERRAEMEVIPAARDYGLGVIPWSPLHGGLLGGVLKKDAEGKRRRDGRSASALENTKVREQVQAYEDLLDKHGLEPGETALAWLLTRPGVTGPIVGPRTQAQLDSALRAVELELSEELLASLDEIFPGPGPSPEAFAW
- a CDS encoding WD40 repeat domain-containing protein — encoded protein: MRAHRLPTAAALFTAAAVATSAAYAPPAAAQDDVILTDPRITESSGLAASRQHEDVYWTHNDSDDGPYVYAVDGETGETLATLTLRGIGEPRDVEAISLGPDNQLYVGDIGDNMNGSWSYVWVYRFPEPKRLADATVDAVQYEAQYEDGPRDAEALMVHPKTGRVYVVSKKEDGGAALYAGPEELATGSMNIFRRVAPVNLWVTDGAFSPDGTRMALRSYVGGRMYRFEDGRPEEDGRLDVPLQTQGESMTYTADGSAIVFGSEGEQSDLVWREAEGGGSSSESGGTGASGDGAGDDGSGAGDDEERGTVKTVLLVAGGVAVVLGLRRALSGRPRRD
- a CDS encoding TetR/AcrR family transcriptional regulator; amino-acid sequence: MAAREHSGDGDLSRSMALLWGIDERGKRGPKPGISVDRIVFAAIRIADAEGLEAVSMRKIAGQLGVGTMSLYRHVPGKAELLDLMLDAVGSVEPEDVERFRSRPTWRARLRELADSLWEHYLEHPWLLHVDQGRPVLGPNGLDSFELALSGFDGLLLTDQEKVGFVTSLDCTAAGLARVHVNAKQAEERTGISDQEFWEAQSPALESAMTSGRYPRIAKLADDSFSALDQETFVFATDRMLDGLEALLEHRRETGWTPPPVADGAFGQRDRREECREGTREESA